The window GAGGAGGGGTTGCGGTTTGCGATCCGCGAGGGTGGCCGGACGGTGGGTGCGGGCGTCGTCGCCAAAATCCTCGACTAGAAAAGACAGTTGAAGGTGACATGTGCAAGGTTGAAGGTTTTAGCAACGCTGAACAACCTTCCACTTTGAACCTTCCACCTTCAACCTGTACACGGGCGTAGCTCAATTGGCAGAGCAGCGGTCTCCAAAACCGCAGGTTGCAGGTTCGAGTCCTGCCGCCCGTGCTTCCCACCCTCTACAGGGTGCTTCCTTCGGGGCCGTTCATCGGCCCTCTTTCGTGAACGGCCTACGACGAACCGATGGCGACCCAGACTCCTGAGAAAAAAACTGGCTACCTCACCGAGGTCCGCAAGGAGATGCGCAAGGTCTCCTGGCCAACCCGCCAGCAGGTGATCAGCAACACCGTACTCACGCTCGTATCGTCGCTGGCGCTGGCGCTCTTCACGTTCGGCTTCGATCAGGTGATCAGCCGGGTCCTGAAGGTCATCTACGCCCTCGGCGGCTGAACCCAGCCCCGTCGTCCTCCTCCACCCGCAACCCCGCCACCGCGATGGGCAGCCCGATCCGCAAGTGGTACGTCCTCCGCACCTTCTCCGGTCACGAGAAGAAGGTCAAGGAGTACCTCGAGAGCGAAGTCGAACGGCTTGGCTACGAAGACAAGCTCACCGACATCCTCATCCCGACTGAAACCGTCTTCGAGATGCGCGGCGGCAAGAAGCGCACACGTGAGAAGACGTTCTTCCCGGGCTACATGCTCATCAACGCGATCGTGGACCCCTACGTGAAGGAGGTCATCAGCGGCGCGCCGAGCACCATCGGCTTCCTCTCGACCGGCACCGACGGCGAGCCCACGCCGCTCCGCCCCGACGAAGTCAACCGCATCCTCGGCCGTATGGACGACGCTCGCGAGCAGGGCGAAGTCCCCGAGATGCCGTTCAAGGAAGGCGACCCGATCAAGGTGGTGGACGGCCCGTTCAACAACTTCACCGGCGTCGTCGAGGAGGTGCTGCCGGACAAGATGAAGGTCCGCGTCATGGTCTCCATCTTCGGCCGCAAGACGCCCCTCGAACTCGACTACCTCCAGGTGGAGCACGAGCAGTAAGAAG of the Bacteroidota bacterium genome contains:
- the secE gene encoding preprotein translocase subunit SecE, with amino-acid sequence MATQTPEKKTGYLTEVRKEMRKVSWPTRQQVISNTVLTLVSSLALALFTFGFDQVISRVLKVIYALGG
- the nusG gene encoding transcription termination/antitermination protein NusG encodes the protein MGSPIRKWYVLRTFSGHEKKVKEYLESEVERLGYEDKLTDILIPTETVFEMRGGKKRTREKTFFPGYMLINAIVDPYVKEVISGAPSTIGFLSTGTDGEPTPLRPDEVNRILGRMDDAREQGEVPEMPFKEGDPIKVVDGPFNNFTGVVEEVLPDKMKVRVMVSIFGRKTPLELDYLQVEHEQ